From a region of the Bradyrhizobium diazoefficiens genome:
- a CDS encoding aspartate aminotransferase family protein, producing the protein MTSLLHRAIHSKPPVAVYGRGIELFDSEGKAYIDGSGGAAVSCLGHGHPDVIAALHRQLDTVAYAHTGFFTTEVAEQLADRLVEDAPNGLDHVYLVSGGSEAVEAALKMARQYFVEKGEPQRRHVIARRQSYHGNTLGALAAGGNEWRRAQFRPLLIETHHIDPCFAYRFQQDGESDEAYAARAAQQLEDKIIELGADRVMTFMAETVVGATAGAVPPVADYFKRIRAICDKYGVLLILDEVMCGMGRTGTLHACEQDGIVPDLMTIAKGLGGGYQPIGAVLLGRHVFDAFANGSGFFQHGHTYMGHPMAAAAGLAVQEVIRRDRLLDNVKAMGRRLDARLHQRFDNHHHVGDIRGRGLFRGVELVLDRGSKESFDPKLKVNARVKREAMARGLMVYPMGGTIDGIRGDHVLLAPPFIVTEHDIDQIVKRLGEAIDAATDAA; encoded by the coding sequence ATGACGAGTCTCCTGCATCGCGCGATCCACTCAAAGCCTCCGGTTGCGGTATATGGCAGGGGAATCGAGTTGTTCGACTCCGAAGGCAAGGCCTATATTGACGGATCCGGCGGCGCGGCCGTTTCCTGCCTCGGCCATGGCCATCCGGACGTCATCGCAGCGCTGCATAGGCAGCTCGACACGGTCGCCTACGCCCATACCGGCTTCTTCACCACCGAGGTGGCCGAGCAACTCGCCGATCGGTTGGTCGAAGACGCGCCGAATGGTCTCGACCACGTCTATTTGGTCAGCGGCGGCTCGGAGGCGGTCGAGGCCGCGCTGAAGATGGCAAGGCAGTATTTCGTCGAGAAGGGCGAGCCGCAGCGCCGTCATGTCATCGCACGTCGTCAAAGTTACCACGGCAATACGCTGGGCGCACTGGCGGCCGGCGGCAACGAATGGCGGCGAGCCCAGTTCCGGCCACTGCTCATCGAGACGCATCACATCGACCCATGCTTCGCATACCGGTTCCAGCAGGACGGCGAGAGCGACGAGGCGTATGCCGCGCGCGCGGCACAGCAGCTTGAAGACAAGATCATCGAGCTGGGCGCCGACAGGGTGATGACCTTCATGGCCGAGACGGTGGTGGGCGCGACGGCGGGCGCGGTGCCGCCTGTGGCGGACTATTTCAAGCGCATCCGCGCTATCTGCGACAAATATGGCGTGCTGCTCATCCTGGACGAGGTGATGTGCGGGATGGGCCGCACCGGCACGCTCCACGCCTGCGAACAGGACGGCATCGTCCCCGACCTGATGACGATCGCAAAGGGACTCGGAGGCGGCTATCAGCCGATCGGTGCAGTTCTGCTTGGCCGGCACGTCTTCGACGCTTTCGCCAACGGCTCCGGCTTCTTCCAGCATGGGCACACCTATATGGGCCACCCGATGGCGGCGGCGGCGGGGCTCGCCGTCCAGGAGGTGATCCGCCGCGACCGTTTGCTCGACAATGTCAAAGCAATGGGCAGGCGTCTCGATGCTCGGCTGCACCAGCGCTTTGACAACCATCACCACGTGGGAGACATTCGCGGCCGCGGCCTGTTCCGCGGCGTGGAGTTGGTCCTTGACCGGGGCAGCAAGGAATCCTTCGATCCAAAACTCAAGGTGAACGCCCGGGTCAAGCGCGAGGCGATGGCGCGTGGACTGATGGTCTATCCGATGGGCGGCACGATCGACGGCATTCGCGGCGACCACGTACTTTTGGCGCCGCCCTTCATCGTCACCGAGCACGACATCGACCAGATCGTCAAGCGGCTCGGCGAGGCCATCGACGCGGCGACCGACGCGGCGTGA
- a CDS encoding TAXI family TRAP transporter solute-binding subunit yields the protein MYRSVKTLFGAAACALLALPASAAEQRFVTIGTGGVTGVYYAVGGAICRLMNKDRKTTGMRCSTESTGGSVFNVNAIRSGDLDFGLSQSDVQYQAYNGTGNFKDKAFKDLRAVFSVHPEPFTVLARPDAGVKTFEDFKGKRFNVGNPGSGTRSSMEELLKQMGWTLKDFSLAAELKADEQGSALCDNKIDGFFYGVGHPSAAIQDPTTACGAKLIPLTGPAVDALIKEHPYYSVATIPGGMYANNPNPTKTYGVRATVVTTASTPNDVVYELVKTVFENFDEFKKLHPAFANLDQKEMIKAGLSAPLHPGAVKYYKEKGWM from the coding sequence ATGTACAGATCCGTGAAAACTCTTTTCGGCGCGGCGGCTTGCGCGCTGCTGGCACTGCCGGCGAGCGCGGCCGAACAGCGCTTCGTCACCATCGGCACCGGCGGGGTCACGGGTGTCTACTATGCCGTGGGCGGCGCCATCTGCCGGCTGATGAACAAGGATCGCAAGACCACGGGCATGCGCTGCTCGACCGAATCGACGGGTGGCTCGGTGTTCAACGTCAACGCCATCCGGTCGGGCGACCTCGATTTCGGCCTCAGCCAGTCCGACGTGCAATACCAAGCCTATAACGGCACCGGCAATTTCAAGGACAAGGCGTTCAAGGATCTGCGCGCCGTGTTCTCCGTACATCCAGAACCCTTCACTGTTCTGGCGCGTCCCGACGCCGGTGTGAAGACGTTCGAGGACTTCAAGGGCAAGCGCTTCAACGTCGGCAATCCCGGCTCCGGCACGCGATCCTCGATGGAAGAGCTGTTGAAGCAGATGGGCTGGACGCTGAAGGACTTCTCGCTCGCCGCCGAACTCAAGGCCGACGAGCAGGGTAGCGCACTCTGCGACAACAAGATCGACGGGTTCTTCTATGGCGTCGGCCACCCGTCGGCCGCCATCCAGGATCCGACCACGGCTTGCGGAGCCAAGCTCATCCCGCTGACCGGACCGGCCGTCGATGCACTGATCAAGGAGCATCCCTACTATTCGGTGGCCACCATCCCGGGCGGCATGTACGCCAACAATCCCAATCCGACGAAAACCTATGGCGTGCGCGCAACGGTGGTGACCACCGCCAGCACGCCCAATGACGTGGTCTACGAATTGGTCAAGACCGTGTTCGAGAACTTCGACGAATTCAAAAAGCTGCACCCGGCATTCGCCAATCTCGACCAAAAGGAGATGATCAAGGCCGGCTTGTCAGCGCCGCTGCATCCAGGCGCCGTGAAATACTACAAGGAAAAGGGCTGGATGTAA
- the paoC gene encoding aldehyde oxidoreductase molybdenum-binding subunit PaoC, translating to MRFEHPATFNPIDQLRTIGRPTSRIEGPLKTTGTAPYAYERHDVAPNQAYGYVIGASIGKGRIAAMDLGAANAAPGVLAVVTSDNAGKLAKGERNAAPLLGGPDIAHYHQAVAVVVAESFEQARAAAQLVRIDYVKGNGKFDLAADMDAAGIPEPSFGGPADTATGEFASAFAAAPVRLDATYTTPDQGHAMMEPHASIAAWEGDKLTVWTSNQMVAWAVDDLAKTLGISKTNVRVVSPYVGGGFGGKLFLRADVLLAALGARAAGRPVKVALQRPLMFNNTTHRPATIQRIRIGAERDGRITAIGHESWSGNVEGGEPEMAVSQTRLLYAGANRMTATRMAALDLPEGNAMRAPGEASGMMALEIAIDELADELGIDPVALRITNDTQVDPEHPERRFSQRQLARCLREGADRFGWSRRNPRPGQVRDGRRLIGMGVAAAFRNNLVTKSAARVRLDRSGQVTVETDMTDIGTGSYTIIAQTAAEMMGIGLEKVTVRLGDSDFPVSCGSGGQWGGNNSTAGVYAACVKLRETIAQKLGFNSAEAVFSDGAVRSGNRSVPLAQAAGEEGLMAEDAIEYGDLAKTYQQSTFGAHFVEVGVDADTAEIRVRRMLAVCAAGRILNPKAARSQVIGAMTMGVGAALMEELVVDKRYGLFVNHDLAGYEVPVHADIPHQDMIFLDETDPMSSPMKAKGVAELGICGVAAAVANAVYNATGIRVRDYPITIDKLLDRMPDVE from the coding sequence ATGCGGTTCGAACATCCAGCTACCTTCAACCCGATCGACCAGCTCAGGACGATCGGCCGTCCAACCAGCCGGATCGAGGGGCCGCTGAAGACGACAGGCACCGCGCCTTATGCCTATGAGCGCCATGATGTCGCACCAAACCAGGCCTATGGCTATGTGATCGGCGCGTCGATTGGCAAGGGACGGATCGCCGCGATGGACCTCGGTGCGGCAAATGCCGCGCCCGGCGTGCTCGCCGTCGTCACATCCGACAATGCGGGCAAGCTCGCGAAAGGCGAACGCAACGCGGCGCCGCTGCTTGGCGGCCCCGACATCGCACACTACCACCAGGCCGTCGCCGTCGTCGTGGCCGAGAGCTTCGAGCAGGCTCGCGCGGCGGCCCAGCTGGTTCGGATCGACTATGTCAAGGGCAACGGCAAGTTCGATCTCGCTGCGGACATGGATGCCGCCGGCATTCCCGAGCCTTCGTTCGGTGGGCCCGCCGATACCGCCACGGGCGAGTTTGCATCTGCGTTCGCGGCGGCGCCGGTGCGGCTGGACGCCACCTACACCACGCCCGATCAGGGACACGCGATGATGGAGCCGCACGCGTCGATTGCGGCCTGGGAGGGCGACAAGTTGACGGTCTGGACCTCCAACCAGATGGTCGCGTGGGCCGTTGATGACCTTGCAAAGACGCTCGGAATCTCCAAGACGAATGTCCGCGTGGTGTCGCCCTATGTCGGTGGTGGCTTTGGCGGCAAATTGTTCCTGCGTGCCGACGTGCTGCTTGCCGCGCTCGGTGCGCGCGCGGCGGGACGGCCGGTCAAGGTGGCACTCCAGCGCCCGCTGATGTTCAACAACACCACGCACCGGCCGGCCACGATCCAGCGTATCCGCATCGGTGCCGAACGCGATGGCAGGATCACCGCGATCGGGCATGAGAGCTGGTCCGGCAATGTCGAGGGCGGCGAGCCCGAAATGGCGGTGAGCCAGACGCGGCTGCTCTACGCTGGCGCCAACCGGATGACGGCGACGCGGATGGCGGCGCTCGATCTGCCCGAAGGCAATGCAATGCGTGCCCCGGGCGAGGCATCGGGCATGATGGCGCTGGAGATCGCGATCGATGAGCTCGCCGATGAGCTCGGCATCGATCCGGTCGCGTTGCGCATCACGAATGACACCCAGGTCGATCCCGAACATCCGGAGCGGCGGTTCTCGCAGCGGCAGCTCGCCCGATGCCTCCGCGAAGGTGCAGACCGCTTCGGTTGGAGTCGGCGCAACCCACGACCCGGCCAGGTCCGCGATGGGCGCCGGCTTATCGGCATGGGCGTCGCCGCCGCCTTCCGCAACAATCTCGTGACCAAATCGGCGGCGCGCGTTCGTCTTGATCGGAGCGGCCAGGTGACGGTCGAGACCGACATGACCGACATCGGCACCGGCTCCTACACAATCATCGCGCAGACCGCCGCCGAGATGATGGGCATCGGGCTGGAGAAGGTCACCGTTCGGCTCGGCGACTCCGACTTTCCGGTCTCCTGCGGCTCCGGCGGACAATGGGGCGGCAACAATTCGACCGCGGGCGTCTACGCCGCCTGCGTGAAGTTGCGCGAGACGATCGCGCAGAAGCTCGGCTTCAACTCCGCCGAGGCGGTCTTCTCCGATGGCGCAGTCCGATCAGGCAATCGCAGCGTGCCGCTGGCGCAAGCCGCCGGCGAGGAAGGCCTGATGGCCGAGGACGCCATCGAATATGGCGACCTCGCCAAGACCTATCAACAATCGACATTTGGCGCGCATTTCGTGGAGGTAGGCGTCGATGCCGACACTGCGGAGATCCGCGTCCGGCGGATGCTAGCGGTCTGCGCCGCGGGTCGCATCCTCAACCCGAAGGCGGCGCGCAGCCAGGTGATCGGCGCGATGACCATGGGCGTCGGTGCGGCACTGATGGAGGAATTGGTGGTCGACAAGCGCTATGGCCTGTTCGTCAATCACGACCTCGCAGGCTACGAGGTACCTGTCCATGCCGACATTCCGCATCAGGACATGATCTTCCTGGACGAGACCGATCCCATGTCCTCGCCAATGAAGGCCAAGGGCGTCGCCGAGCTCGGTATCTGCGGTGTCGCCGCGGCCGTCGCCAACGCTGTCTACAACGCCACCGGCATCCGCGTGCGCGACTATCCCATTACCATCGACAAGTTGCTCGACCGGATGCCCGATGTCGAATGA
- a CDS encoding xanthine dehydrogenase family protein subunit M, with translation MRSFTYERAHSPAEAADVAAHTKNAKFIAGGTNLLDLMKLEIETPAHLIDVNGLALDRIEATPDGGLRVGALVRNTDLAADARVRRDYGVLSRALLAGASGQLRNKATTAGNLLQRTRCPYFYDTNLPCNKRRPGSGCAAIGGFSRQHAVIGASEACIATHPSDMAVAMRALDATVETVRPDGSTRSIPIAMLHRLPGDTPEVETVLEPGELITAVVLPKPVGGTQAYRKVRDRASYAFALVSVAAIVQHDGTGRVAVGGVAHKPWRVEAAEAELPRGARAVIARLFADAKPTSDSAFKLQLAERTLAAVLREARG, from the coding sequence ATGAGATCCTTCACCTACGAGCGCGCGCATTCCCCTGCCGAGGCGGCCGATGTAGCCGCACACACCAAGAATGCGAAGTTCATCGCCGGCGGCACCAACCTCCTTGACTTGATGAAGCTCGAGATCGAGACGCCGGCGCATCTGATCGATGTCAACGGCCTCGCACTCGACAGGATCGAGGCGACGCCGGATGGCGGCTTGCGGGTCGGCGCGCTGGTCCGCAATACCGATCTGGCGGCGGATGCGCGGGTGCGCCGCGACTACGGCGTGCTGTCGCGGGCGCTGCTCGCCGGCGCCTCCGGGCAGTTGCGGAACAAGGCGACGACTGCTGGCAATCTCTTGCAGCGGACGCGCTGTCCCTATTTCTACGACACCAACCTGCCTTGCAATAAACGCAGGCCCGGCAGCGGCTGTGCTGCAATCGGCGGCTTCAGCCGGCAGCATGCCGTGATCGGTGCGAGCGAGGCCTGTATCGCGACTCATCCGAGCGACATGGCGGTGGCAATGCGTGCGCTCGACGCAACGGTAGAAACCGTGCGGCCCGACGGTTCCACGCGAAGCATCCCGATCGCTATGTTGCACCGCTTGCCAGGCGACACACCGGAGGTCGAGACCGTGCTCGAGCCCGGAGAACTGATCACCGCAGTGGTGCTACCAAAACCCGTCGGCGGCACCCAGGCCTACCGCAAGGTCCGCGACCGTGCGTCCTATGCGTTCGCCTTGGTCTCGGTCGCCGCGATTGTGCAGCATGATGGCACTGGCCGCGTTGCAGTCGGCGGCGTCGCGCACAAGCCGTGGCGCGTCGAGGCGGCGGAAGCGGAATTGCCGCGCGGCGCCAGGGCCGTCATCGCGCGTTTGTTCGCCGACGCCAAGCCGACGTCGGACAGCGCATTCAAGCTGCAGCTCGCCGAGCGAACACTCGCTGCGGTGCTGCGCGAGGCAAGGGGTTAA
- a CDS encoding DUF4396 domain-containing protein yields MMALWIHRISIASVSLGLCCAIVIAVDEWRHPQRMWIMNVVWPISALFGTVAWLWGYFHYGRLSVRTSDHRAKATRTKPFGIMVAEGTSHCGAGCTLGDICAEWLAVGFPVIATWLGWRAIFGEKMFAIWILDFLFAYAFGIVFQYYTIAPMRGLGPIDGLWAAIKADTLSLTAWQIGMYGFMALAHFLLFRRWLGLELEVSSFEFWFMMQIAMLFGFATSYPVNEWLLKTGLKEKM; encoded by the coding sequence ATGATGGCTCTCTGGATACATCGAATATCCATTGCAAGTGTCTCGCTCGGGCTGTGCTGCGCCATCGTAATTGCCGTGGACGAATGGCGACATCCACAACGCATGTGGATCATGAACGTGGTCTGGCCGATCTCGGCCTTGTTCGGCACCGTCGCCTGGCTTTGGGGATACTTCCATTACGGGCGTCTCTCGGTCCGTACGAGCGATCACCGGGCCAAAGCGACTCGAACGAAGCCATTCGGAATCATGGTCGCTGAGGGCACGTCACACTGTGGCGCGGGATGCACACTCGGCGATATCTGCGCGGAATGGCTGGCGGTCGGGTTTCCCGTGATTGCGACATGGTTAGGCTGGAGAGCGATCTTTGGCGAAAAGATGTTCGCAATCTGGATCCTTGATTTCCTCTTCGCCTACGCGTTCGGTATCGTCTTTCAATATTATACGATTGCGCCGATGCGAGGCCTTGGGCCCATCGACGGTCTCTGGGCCGCAATCAAGGCGGATACGCTATCGCTGACTGCCTGGCAGATCGGCATGTACGGCTTCATGGCCCTTGCGCATTTTTTGCTCTTCCGAAGATGGCTCGGTTTGGAGCTCGAGGTCAGCTCGTTCGAGTTTTGGTTCATGATGCAGATAGCGATGCTATTCGGATTTGCGACCAGTTATCCCGTGAACGAATGGCTGCTCAAGACCGGATTGAAAGAGAAAATGTGA
- a CDS encoding MurR/RpiR family transcriptional regulator, with protein sequence MDQGQFASQIISAFDGLSAQLQCAARYVLDKPHDVALLTMREQARQAGVQPATMTRLAKHLGLAGYDQVRDIYAAAMRSGGIGFAGKADAQVASRKLKGDHALAADMLHSLDRQLAYLAEPDTIDRIVAIATALTKARRVYCLGLRSSHAVAWHLHYIMSLIGEKSVLLHGVGGTDGDALGRATGKDVLIATSVLPYTRLTVELTEFAAKRGVPIIALTDSEIAPLAQLASHLIVVSTASPSFFHTMTPAFIVAEILGALVAGQAGESAVNALRRFDEQGAALRTHLDRRPPKKHTRRV encoded by the coding sequence ATGGACCAGGGACAGTTCGCCAGCCAAATCATCAGCGCCTTTGACGGCTTGTCGGCGCAACTGCAGTGCGCTGCCCGCTATGTCCTCGACAAGCCGCACGATGTGGCGCTGCTGACCATGCGCGAGCAGGCCCGCCAAGCCGGCGTGCAGCCGGCGACGATGACGCGGCTGGCCAAGCACCTCGGGCTCGCCGGCTATGACCAGGTGCGCGACATCTATGCCGCGGCGATGCGCAGTGGCGGAATCGGCTTTGCCGGCAAGGCCGACGCCCAGGTGGCAAGCCGCAAGCTTAAGGGCGACCATGCCTTGGCGGCGGACATGCTGCATTCCCTGGACAGGCAACTCGCTTATCTTGCCGAGCCGGACACCATCGATCGGATCGTCGCGATCGCCACGGCGCTGACGAAAGCCCGCCGCGTATACTGCCTCGGCCTGCGCTCCAGCCACGCCGTCGCCTGGCACCTGCACTACATCATGTCACTGATCGGCGAGAAATCCGTGCTGCTGCACGGGGTTGGTGGGACGGACGGTGACGCGCTTGGCCGCGCCACCGGGAAAGACGTGCTGATCGCAACCAGCGTCCTTCCCTATACACGCCTGACTGTCGAGCTGACTGAATTCGCGGCCAAGCGGGGTGTGCCGATCATCGCGTTGACCGATTCCGAAATTGCGCCGCTGGCGCAACTCGCGAGTCACCTCATCGTCGTGTCTACCGCCAGCCCCTCGTTCTTCCACACCATGACGCCGGCTTTCATCGTGGCCGAGATTCTTGGCGCTCTTGTCGCCGGACAAGCAGGCGAAAGCGCCGTGAATGCACTCAGACGATTTGACGAACAGGGCGCGGCATTGAGGACTCATCTGGACCGACGCCCACCGAAGAAACACACGCGAAGGGTCTAG
- a CDS encoding TRAP transporter permease translates to MTDQRELAEAPERAYDIEALNEIVAEADTGARKPAGTTGRLIFAVSLAWSLFQIWYSSPIPFIINFGVISDGIARSIHLAFALFLVMLTFPAFKNSSRSRVPLPDWVLAVAGAASALYLVVFYEDIATRPGLPTTADLIASILGVLILLEAARRAVGPAITVIAAIMLAYIFAGPYLPGLLAHKGASLLRAASQMWLTSEGVFGVALGVSTNVVFMFVLFGTLLERAGAGGFFIQLAFSLLGKYRGGPAKAGVVASGLTGMISGSSIANVVTTGTFTIPLMRRVGYSAVKAGAIECAAGVNGQLMPPVMGAAAFLIAEYVGIPYAEVVKHAFFPALLTYGSLFYIVDIEAMKLGLTGLPSQSRHTFLQGALRGIMGICGFIILAGLVYYGIGWTKIVFGAAATWIIGTALVVVYLGLVAYRAQHPDLPLEDLEGEIVKVPNFGETARTGLHFLLPVILLIWCLMVEELSPGLSAFWGSVALMALIVTQRPLTAFFRRENDLTVPFRHGFHDLFDGLSAAARNMTTVGIATATAGIIVGTVLLTGIGLVMTELVEFISGGSFIIMLLFTAFICIILGMGMPTTASYVVVATLMAPVLVNLAAQNDIAVPLVAVHMFVFYFGLMADVTPPVGLAAYAAAAISGADPVKTGFQGFKYEIRTGLLPFIFVFNTGLLMIGLTGPFDLVAMVVTSVLAMAAFVAATQNWFLTRNRWYETVGLLLICFTLFRPGFWLDQISEPYTSAPVTDLDRIIEQTPTGAAIRLRFTTIGLNGEEIGKLVRLELGPGKTPKERLQGTGMSISALGDSVSVGVVRLGSQAAKFGLRPGDNITEILVPADRPSRYWFALPAILLLGLIFWLQRRRRIAANAASGST, encoded by the coding sequence ATGACAGATCAACGCGAACTGGCGGAGGCGCCTGAACGCGCCTACGACATCGAAGCGCTCAACGAAATCGTCGCAGAGGCCGATACCGGCGCGCGCAAGCCGGCCGGCACGACCGGCCGACTCATCTTTGCCGTCTCGCTGGCCTGGTCGCTGTTCCAGATCTGGTATTCGTCGCCCATTCCATTCATCATCAATTTTGGTGTGATCAGCGACGGGATCGCGCGCTCGATCCATCTTGCCTTCGCGCTCTTCCTGGTGATGCTGACTTTCCCGGCATTCAAGAACTCGTCACGCAGCCGCGTGCCGCTGCCCGACTGGGTTCTGGCTGTTGCGGGCGCAGCTTCAGCACTTTACCTCGTCGTATTCTACGAGGACATCGCGACGAGGCCCGGCCTGCCAACCACGGCCGATCTCATCGCCTCCATCCTCGGCGTTCTGATCCTGCTCGAAGCCGCGCGGCGCGCGGTCGGGCCGGCGATTACTGTTATTGCCGCGATCATGCTGGCCTACATCTTCGCCGGACCGTATCTGCCCGGTCTGCTCGCGCACAAAGGTGCGAGCCTGCTGCGGGCGGCGTCCCAGATGTGGCTGACGTCGGAGGGCGTGTTCGGGGTTGCACTCGGCGTCTCGACCAATGTCGTGTTCATGTTCGTGCTGTTCGGCACGCTGCTCGAGCGCGCGGGCGCGGGTGGGTTCTTCATCCAGCTCGCCTTCTCGCTGCTTGGAAAATACCGCGGCGGCCCGGCCAAGGCTGGCGTGGTCGCGTCCGGCCTGACCGGCATGATCTCCGGTTCCTCGATCGCCAACGTGGTGACCACCGGCACCTTCACCATCCCGCTGATGCGGCGTGTCGGCTACAGCGCCGTCAAGGCGGGTGCCATCGAATGCGCCGCCGGCGTCAACGGCCAGTTGATGCCACCGGTCATGGGCGCGGCGGCTTTCCTGATCGCCGAATACGTCGGCATTCCCTACGCCGAAGTGGTCAAGCACGCCTTCTTCCCGGCGCTGCTGACCTACGGCTCGCTGTTCTACATCGTCGATATCGAGGCGATGAAGCTGGGGCTGACGGGCCTGCCTTCGCAGAGTCGGCACACCTTCTTGCAAGGGGCGCTGCGCGGCATCATGGGCATCTGCGGCTTTATCATTCTTGCCGGCCTGGTCTATTACGGCATCGGCTGGACCAAAATTGTGTTCGGCGCGGCCGCGACCTGGATCATCGGTACCGCACTCGTCGTTGTCTATCTCGGCCTAGTCGCCTATCGGGCGCAGCATCCCGACCTGCCGCTCGAAGATCTCGAAGGCGAGATCGTCAAGGTGCCGAACTTCGGCGAGACGGCGCGCACCGGCCTGCATTTCCTGCTTCCTGTCATCCTGCTCATCTGGTGCCTGATGGTGGAGGAACTGTCGCCGGGTCTCTCCGCTTTCTGGGGCTCGGTCGCGCTGATGGCGCTGATCGTCACACAGCGGCCGCTTACCGCCTTCTTCCGTAGGGAAAACGACCTGACCGTGCCATTCCGTCACGGTTTCCATGACCTGTTCGACGGCCTTTCCGCCGCCGCACGCAACATGACAACCGTCGGCATCGCTACCGCGACCGCCGGGATCATCGTCGGTACCGTCCTTCTGACCGGGATCGGCCTGGTGATGACGGAGCTTGTCGAATTCATTTCAGGCGGCAGCTTCATCATCATGCTCCTGTTCACCGCCTTCATTTGCATCATCCTGGGCATGGGCATGCCTACGACAGCGAGCTACGTGGTGGTCGCTACGCTGATGGCGCCGGTCCTTGTCAACCTGGCGGCGCAGAACGACATCGCCGTGCCGCTGGTAGCCGTGCACATGTTCGTCTTCTACTTCGGACTGATGGCGGACGTGACGCCGCCGGTCGGGCTGGCGGCGTATGCGGCGGCGGCGATCTCGGGCGCCGATCCGGTCAAAACCGGCTTCCAGGGCTTCAAGTACGAGATCCGCACCGGCTTGCTGCCGTTCATCTTCGTTTTCAACACCGGCCTCTTGATGATCGGCCTTACCGGACCATTCGACCTCGTCGCAATGGTGGTCACGTCGGTTCTTGCCATGGCCGCCTTCGTCGCAGCGACGCAGAACTGGTTTTTGACACGCAACCGCTGGTACGAGACCGTCGGGTTACTGCTGATCTGCTTCACGCTATTCAGGCCGGGGTTCTGGCTCGACCAAATCAGCGAACCCTATACCTCCGCTCCAGTGACGGACCTCGACCGCATCATCGAGCAGACGCCAACGGGCGCCGCGATTCGCCTGCGATTCACCACAATAGGCCTCAACGGCGAGGAGATCGGCAAGCTGGTTCGCCTTGAGCTTGGTCCCGGAAAGACGCCGAAGGAGCGGCTCCAGGGAACGGGCATGAGCATCAGTGCTTTGGGCGACAGCGTTTCTGTCGGCGTTGTGCGGCTAGGCAGCCAGGCGGCCAAGTTCGGCCTGCGGCCCGGCGACAACATCACCGAGATTCTCGTGCCCGCCGATCGTCCTTCACGCTACTGGTTCGCTCTTCCGGCGATCCTGCTGCTGGGCCTGATCTTCTGGCTGCAACGACGCCGGAGAATTGCGGCCAATGCAGCATCTGGCTCAACGTGA